One window of the Candidatus Neomarinimicrobiota bacterium genome contains the following:
- a CDS encoding aldehyde dehydrogenase family protein has product MSKLELFMVGTTHLDQAIDILKAHKDEWALMPMEERIPYYEGLVSKTAAIAEDWVFAAAKAKSIPTDSPLVGEEWSSGPWAFIYGVDSILGTLRALSQGKPPPIGKVRERSDGQIIANIFPNSIYHRLLLNGIRGEVWMQSEVTRENLHDNMAVAYKNGESKGQLSLVLGAGNVTSIPSLDVLDRLFAHKSVCLLKLHPLNDYLEEFFLEIFQDFISAGFVQIVTGGADIGKYLCGHEYVDHIHITGGDKTYEAIVYGPGPDGQSRKERDEPITNKSMTAELGCVSPVIVVPGPWSEADIKFQAENIASQKMHNGGFNCIASQILVLPGTWDRSKGLLDSVRSTIESMAPREPYYTGAGNRYDAVKNAYPNGELLDEPGECQVPRMLITGLDADDREQYVFNKEVFVGVLGQTALPGADAGEFLQNAVQFCNEKLWGTLGASIIIHPKTMKELGAEFEDAIGDLRYGAIGVNAWCALAFLTAESTWGAFPGHVRSDIQSGTGVVHNSRLFEKPEKTVVYAPFTPFPRNLITGEMHMFPKPPWFVKNKQAHNVSKRFTYFQAKPGPMHLPGLFFYALRG; this is encoded by the coding sequence TGAATGGGCCCTGATGCCCATGGAGGAAAGGATTCCCTATTATGAGGGCCTGGTTAGCAAAACAGCAGCAATAGCAGAGGATTGGGTCTTTGCTGCCGCAAAAGCAAAGTCGATTCCCACAGATTCACCGCTCGTGGGTGAAGAGTGGTCCTCAGGACCATGGGCATTCATTTATGGAGTTGACAGTATTCTTGGTACGCTGCGGGCACTGAGCCAAGGGAAACCCCCTCCTATTGGTAAGGTCCGAGAAAGGTCTGATGGACAGATTATTGCGAATATTTTCCCAAACAGTATTTATCACAGGCTGCTTCTGAATGGTATCCGGGGTGAAGTGTGGATGCAAAGTGAAGTTACTCGGGAAAACCTTCACGATAATATGGCCGTCGCTTATAAGAATGGTGAATCAAAGGGGCAGTTGTCTCTTGTGTTGGGTGCTGGCAACGTTACCAGCATACCTTCCTTGGACGTTCTTGATAGGCTGTTTGCCCACAAGTCAGTTTGTCTACTGAAACTTCATCCTCTAAACGACTATCTTGAGGAATTCTTTCTTGAGATTTTTCAGGATTTTATCTCAGCCGGTTTTGTTCAGATCGTTACCGGTGGGGCAGATATCGGCAAATATCTATGTGGTCATGAATATGTTGACCATATACACATCACTGGCGGGGACAAGACCTATGAAGCTATTGTTTACGGGCCGGGGCCGGATGGCCAGTCCCGGAAAGAACGGGATGAGCCCATAACGAACAAATCCATGACTGCCGAGCTGGGATGTGTTTCTCCTGTCATTGTTGTGCCGGGGCCGTGGTCTGAAGCTGACATCAAATTTCAGGCGGAGAATATCGCCTCGCAAAAAATGCACAATGGTGGTTTTAACTGTATCGCCAGTCAGATCCTGGTCCTTCCGGGAACCTGGGACAGGAGTAAGGGCCTGCTGGACAGTGTTCGCAGCACTATTGAGAGTATGGCACCCAGAGAACCGTACTATACCGGAGCTGGTAACCGTTATGATGCCGTGAAAAATGCATATCCCAACGGCGAACTACTTGATGAACCCGGTGAATGTCAGGTACCACGAATGCTGATCACCGGTCTCGATGCGGATGACCGCGAGCAGTATGTCTTCAATAAAGAGGTCTTCGTAGGTGTGCTGGGTCAGACGGCCCTACCTGGTGCTGATGCAGGTGAGTTCTTACAGAATGCAGTACAGTTCTGTAATGAAAAACTGTGGGGAACGCTGGGCGCTAGTATCATCATCCATCCCAAGACCATGAAAGAACTTGGGGCTGAGTTCGAAGATGCCATAGGGGACTTGCGCTACGGTGCCATCGGTGTAAATGCGTGGTGCGCTCTGGCATTTCTGACAGCGGAATCGACCTGGGGAGCTTTCCCGGGTCATGTAAGATCAGATATCCAGAGTGGTACGGGTGTTGTGCACAATTCACGGCTTTTCGAAAAACCGGAGAAGACAGTAGTTTATGCGCCTTTTACTCCGTTTCCTCGCAATCTCATAACAGGTGAAATGCATATGTTCCCTAAACCGCCTTGGTTTGTAAAAAACAAACAGGCACACAATGTTTCTAAGAGGTTTACTTATTTCCAGGCAAAGCCAGGCCCCATGCATCTACCGGGGCTGTTCTTTTACGCCCTACGGGGATAG
- a CDS encoding sulfotransferase family protein: MKVIGAGFGRTGTLSLKVALELLGFGKCYHMKSVIKRPKHIRAWRDAGRDKPVDWDYIFKKFNATVDFPASLFYNELKTRYPDAKIILTVRDTDSWYQSTVRTIYRVPSTVPVWLQRIIPPMGQFIEMTDLLIWDGLFKGRFSNKEFASRVYQDHIQNVRQTVPEEDLLIFDVKDGWGPLCDFLGVGIPENRPFPHLNTSNRMIMTLYFARLMPYVLVILAVITVGLLFFVR, encoded by the coding sequence ATGAAAGTTATCGGTGCAGGATTCGGCCGCACAGGCACGCTGTCTTTAAAAGTTGCGTTAGAACTCCTCGGTTTCGGCAAATGCTACCACATGAAAAGTGTCATCAAACGGCCAAAACATATCAGGGCGTGGCGCGATGCGGGAAGGGACAAGCCAGTGGATTGGGACTATATATTTAAGAAGTTCAATGCCACTGTGGATTTCCCTGCCAGCCTGTTCTACAACGAACTAAAAACGAGATACCCAGACGCAAAAATTATCCTTACGGTACGGGACACGGATTCGTGGTATCAGAGTACGGTCAGGACTATTTACAGGGTGCCCTCAACTGTTCCGGTATGGCTGCAGCGTATCATTCCTCCTATGGGACAGTTTATTGAAATGACCGATCTGTTGATCTGGGACGGCCTCTTTAAGGGCAGGTTTAGCAACAAAGAATTTGCTAGCAGGGTATATCAAGATCATATTCAAAATGTGAGGCAAACTGTACCTGAAGAAGATCTGCTGATATTTGACGTGAAGGACGGTTGGGGACCGCTGTGTGACTTTTTGGGTGTGGGCATACCGGAAAATAGACCGTTCCCACACTTGAACACCAGTAATAGAATGATTATGACACTGTATTTTGCAAGGTTAATGCCGTATGTATTGGTCATTCTTGCAGTGATTACGGTTGGTTTACTATTTTTTGTCAGATGA
- a CDS encoding acylhydrolase: protein MLREKSNKLFYAFFLLSIVSAQDTVVSAQDWANFSRYRNENAELALTPSNGNRIVFMGNSITEGWKTIHPEFFSGKPYINRGISGQTTPQMLLRFRADVINLNPELVIILAGTNDIAENTGPSTIEMIANNIISMAELSIINDIKIIICSVLPVYDYTWKTGLNPVEKINALNEIIRNYALNNEIMYLDYYSLMVDDKKGLIKDYTYDGVHPNKNGYKIMSTLAEAAIATTLSKEN, encoded by the coding sequence ATGTTGAGGGAAAAATCCAATAAATTATTTTATGCATTTTTTCTTTTGAGTATTGTGTCCGCTCAAGACACTGTTGTGTCTGCTCAAGATTGGGCCAATTTTAGCCGATACAGAAATGAAAATGCAGAACTCGCGTTAACTCCTTCAAATGGGAATAGAATAGTATTTATGGGTAATTCAATTACTGAAGGGTGGAAGACGATTCACCCCGAATTCTTTTCAGGTAAACCATATATCAATCGCGGTATCAGCGGACAAACAACTCCGCAAATGTTATTAAGGTTCAGAGCCGACGTTATCAATCTAAACCCGGAACTAGTAATTATATTAGCTGGGACCAATGACATAGCTGAGAATACTGGTCCTTCAACCATTGAAATGATAGCCAATAATATTATTTCAATGGCTGAACTATCAATAATTAATGATATAAAGATTATTATTTGTTCGGTCCTACCAGTGTATGATTACACTTGGAAGACCGGACTTAATCCCGTTGAAAAGATCAACGCTTTAAATGAGATCATCAGGAATTATGCTCTAAATAATGAAATCATGTATCTTGATTATTATTCGTTAATGGTAGATGATAAAAAAGGGTTAATAAAGGATTACACTTATGATGGTGTTCATCCAAACAAGAATGGATACAAAATAATGTCCACTCTTGCAGAGGCAGCTATAGCAACTACACTTAGTAAAGAAAATTGA
- a CDS encoding DUF4198 domain-containing protein, producing the protein MKKFTALCITLLLGVSLLTAHDMFLKLRLYIVEPNTSITVALYNGTFEKSENIITRDRMIDVSMVDPNGKRKSIDKKQWRDGWYETLLDLEMNKTGTHVVGVSTKTNTIELSAEDFNGYLTHDGVTDVLAERKKSGETNQPARELYSKHVKTVIQVGTKRTGSFNANLGYPIEIIPSQNPYKLQKGDEMAFQVLRDGKPVANQLVYASHGDFHGHSDDGSHEEAITTRTDAKGFGKIELIESGEWYIRLIHMVKSDKKDFDYESNWATLTFYIQ; encoded by the coding sequence ATGAAGAAGTTTACAGCTTTATGCATCACTCTGTTGCTCGGTGTCTCCCTTCTCACCGCGCACGATATGTTTCTGAAACTGCGATTATATATTGTTGAGCCAAATACAAGTATAACGGTCGCACTCTATAACGGAACGTTTGAGAAAAGTGAAAATATCATTACCAGGGACCGAATGATTGATGTCAGCATGGTAGATCCCAACGGTAAACGAAAGAGTATCGACAAAAAGCAATGGCGAGACGGGTGGTATGAAACTTTACTTGATTTAGAGATGAATAAAACCGGAACCCACGTGGTAGGTGTCTCAACAAAGACAAATACTATTGAACTCTCCGCCGAAGATTTCAATGGTTATCTGACACATGACGGGGTCACGGATGTTTTGGCGGAACGCAAGAAAAGTGGTGAAACTAATCAGCCCGCCCGGGAGCTTTACTCCAAACATGTCAAAACCGTGATTCAGGTAGGTACCAAACGAACCGGGTCATTCAACGCCAATCTCGGCTACCCAATTGAGATCATCCCTTCTCAAAATCCTTACAAACTTCAAAAGGGAGATGAAATGGCGTTCCAGGTTCTCCGAGACGGCAAGCCTGTAGCCAATCAACTTGTCTACGCAAGCCATGGCGATTTCCACGGACATTCCGATGATGGCAGTCATGAAGAAGCAATTACGACAAGAACTGATGCTAAAGGATTTGGAAAGATAGAATTAATTGAAAGTGGCGAGTGGTATATCCGTCTCATCCATATGGTGAAAAGTGACAAGAAAGATTTTGACTACGAATCGAATTGGGCTACTCTTACATTTTATATCCAGTAA
- a CDS encoding alpha/beta hydrolase, with amino-acid sequence MIKLFIIIILILQNIACQEKSTNPKQKIQIQDISIAEVNIGNFVFDCRVAGMSNDGDGVILLHGFPETSHMWIDLMKLISGKGHKVVAPDQRGYSSKARPKQITEYTMKKIVADVFSIADSFEFEKFHLVGHDWGSSIGWGVVALKPDRVLSWTAMSVPHMLAFRTAYQNDKDQRKKSRYFGFFRLPLIPEFYFSFNNYRNLKKIWRKSTDDQIEVYMNVFNQEGALKAALNWYRANIGTKITDDNLITFGEVKTPSQLIWGNKDIALGRTGAELTKKYMMGPYQFVEIDAGHWLIQEAYEEVSVSILDLIERNTIK; translated from the coding sequence ATGATAAAATTATTTATTATAATCATTCTGATCTTACAAAATATTGCCTGTCAAGAAAAATCAACGAACCCAAAACAGAAAATTCAAATCCAAGATATATCCATAGCTGAAGTAAATATTGGCAATTTTGTTTTTGATTGCCGGGTGGCGGGTATGTCAAACGATGGCGATGGTGTTATTCTCCTTCATGGTTTCCCTGAAACATCCCACATGTGGATCGATCTAATGAAACTGATTTCAGGTAAGGGACATAAAGTTGTTGCTCCAGATCAGAGAGGTTACAGCTCCAAAGCTCGGCCAAAGCAGATAACTGAATACACCATGAAGAAAATAGTGGCTGATGTGTTTTCCATTGCAGATTCTTTCGAATTTGAGAAGTTCCATTTAGTGGGTCATGATTGGGGTTCATCTATTGGCTGGGGGGTTGTTGCATTAAAGCCGGATCGTGTTCTTAGCTGGACAGCAATGTCAGTCCCCCATATGTTAGCATTTCGTACAGCGTATCAAAACGATAAAGATCAAAGAAAAAAGAGCAGATACTTCGGTTTCTTTAGACTTCCTCTTATACCGGAATTTTATTTTTCATTTAACAACTATCGAAATTTGAAAAAAATCTGGAGAAAGAGTACTGATGATCAAATTGAGGTTTACATGAATGTCTTCAATCAGGAAGGCGCACTGAAAGCTGCATTAAATTGGTACAGGGCTAACATTGGTACAAAGATCACTGATGATAATTTGATCACTTTCGGTGAAGTAAAAACGCCTAGTCAATTAATTTGGGGTAATAAGGATATTGCTCTGGGCAGGACAGGAGCTGAGTTAACTAAAAAATATATGATGGGACCCTATCAATTTGTTGAAATAGATGCTGGTCACTGGTTGATACAAGAAGCCTATGAAGAAGTTTCAGTATCAATATTGGATCTCATCGAGAGAAATACGATAAAATAA
- a CDS encoding sterol desaturase family protein: MQFYIKSLFFVIPTFIVLILFEAIAAKFKGVEINRSADVISSLSSGITNTIRDGVKFSFAIISYAWLVDHMTVYKLEPVWLAVVIAFMVQDFSGYWMHRLNHRVNIFWNRHIIHHSSEDFNLSCALRQSISNTLRFSAIFMIPAALLGVPAAIFAILGPLHLFMQFWYHTQLIGKLGLLEYILVTPSHHRVHHAINPEYIDKNYSQILIIWDKLFGTFQPELDNVNPVYGTLKQMKTWNPMIINFKHMWHLIKDAWHTERVLDKLRIWFMPTGWRPADVKEKYPLQTIADPKKQIKYNTKNSPLLIAWSWTQLVITNILMFHFFSIIPSFSTTMNYLYAVILIANIFSFTSTLDQRNYALAAESVKLILVFSLLYFQNYNWFGLNGVYVYALILYFITSFLLTVYFKNEKKISSPHPHPA, encoded by the coding sequence ATGCAATTCTACATAAAATCCCTATTCTTTGTGATTCCCACTTTTATAGTGCTTATTCTTTTTGAAGCGATAGCTGCGAAATTCAAAGGAGTAGAAATCAACCGTTCTGCAGATGTAATCTCAAGCCTGAGCTCCGGAATTACAAATACGATCCGTGATGGAGTAAAATTTAGCTTTGCAATCATCAGTTATGCCTGGTTGGTCGATCATATGACTGTCTATAAGCTGGAGCCCGTCTGGCTTGCCGTTGTTATAGCTTTTATGGTTCAAGATTTTTCCGGCTACTGGATGCATCGGCTAAATCATCGCGTAAATATTTTCTGGAACAGACATATAATCCACCACAGCAGCGAAGATTTTAACCTTTCCTGCGCCCTGCGCCAGTCGATTTCAAATACGCTACGCTTTTCGGCAATTTTTATGATACCCGCAGCATTGTTAGGTGTTCCTGCCGCAATTTTCGCAATTCTGGGCCCTTTGCATCTTTTTATGCAGTTCTGGTATCACACACAACTGATCGGTAAACTGGGCTTGTTAGAATATATCCTGGTTACGCCATCTCATCACAGGGTCCACCACGCGATTAATCCTGAGTATATCGACAAAAACTATAGCCAGATCTTAATTATCTGGGATAAGCTGTTTGGAACCTTCCAGCCGGAACTAGATAATGTAAACCCGGTCTATGGTACACTTAAACAGATGAAGACCTGGAATCCTATGATAATTAATTTCAAGCATATGTGGCATCTGATCAAAGATGCTTGGCACACGGAACGGGTCCTTGATAAGCTACGGATCTGGTTTATGCCCACCGGTTGGCGCCCGGCTGATGTAAAAGAAAAATATCCACTTCAGACGATCGCAGATCCAAAAAAACAAATAAAATATAATACGAAAAATTCACCGTTGTTGATTGCCTGGTCATGGACACAGCTTGTGATAACGAACATATTGATGTTCCATTTTTTTTCAATTATTCCAAGTTTCAGTACAACCATGAATTATCTATACGCGGTTATTCTTATTGCCAACATTTTCTCATTCACATCTACATTAGATCAACGCAATTATGCGTTGGCAGCAGAATCTGTGAAGTTGATTTTGGTATTTAGCTTGCTCTATTTTCAAAATTATAACTGGTTTGGTTTAAATGGCGTTTATGTTTATGCACTTATTTTATATTTCATTACATCATTTTTGCTGACGGTATATTTTAAAAATGAAAAAAAAATAAGTTCCCCCCATCCACATCCAGCATAA